The Humulus lupulus chromosome 4, drHumLupu1.1, whole genome shotgun sequence genome has a window encoding:
- the LOC133832205 gene encoding uncharacterized mitochondrial protein AtMg00810-like produces the protein MVTLKLILAISAIKNWHTLQLDINNAFLNGDLNEEVYMTIPPGLLIPPFLNAGTQPVCKLHKSLYGLRQSSRQSHTKLTEALLHDGFTQCKADYTLFTKGKETSFIALLVYVDDIIITGPDLHQLHQIQQTLHTHFKLKALGPLKYFLGFEIARSSAGLFLSQRQYTLQLLQDTGYLGSKPAATPMDPRAKLDSTSGQPLHDPSQFRRLIGCLLYLTLSRPDITFVVHYLSQFMSAPRTPHLQATHHLLRYLKSKPGQGLLYPSSSSLNLRAFSDSDWASCPITRRSTTGFCVFLGDCLISWRSKKQPTILKSSAEAEYRALAATASEITWLQYFLDAFCYPVN, from the coding sequence ATGGTTACACTTAAACTAATCTTAGCTATCTCTGCCATAAAAAATTGGCATACTCTTCAGTTGGACATCAATAATGCCTTCCTCAATGGTGATTTAAATGAGGAAGTATACATGACTATTCCCCCTGGTTTATTAATTCCACCTTTTTTGAATGCAGGTACTCAACCGGTTTGCAAACTTCACAAATCCCTTTACGGTCTTCGGCAATCTTCACGGCAGTCGCACACTAAGTTGACAGAAGCTCTACTGCATGATGGTTTTACCCAATGCAAGGCAGATTACACCTTATTTACAAAAGGCAAAGAGACGTCTTTCATTGCCCTCCtagtttacgttgatgatataatCATTACTGGACCAGACTTACACCAATTACACCAAATACAACAAACTCTTCACACCCATTTCAAGCTTAAAGCTCTGGGACCCTTGAAGTACTTTCTTGGTTTCGAGATAGCCCGCTCCTCTGCTGGTCTTTTTCTTTCTCAACGACAGTACACTCTTCAACTACTACAAGATACAGGATATTTGGGCAGCAAACCTGCTGCCACACCTATGGATCCACGGGCAAAACTTGACTCCACTTCTGGCCAGCCCTTACATGATCCTTCCCAGTTCAGAAGACTTATTGGATGCCTCCTTTACCTCACTCTCTCAAGACCTGACATCACCTTCGTTGTTCACTACCTTAGTCAGTTTATGTCAGCTCCTCGCACTCCCCATTTACAAGCAACGCATCATCTTCTCCGATATTTGAAGTCCAAACCGGGGCAAGGCCTTCTCTACCCATCTTCTTCTTCCCTCAACCTTAGAGCTTTTTCAGATTCTGATTGGGCTTCTTGCCCCATCACAAGACGGTCTACTACAGGATTTTGTGTCTTTTTAGGAGATTGCTTAATCTCTTGGCGATCCAAGAAACAACCTACGATTTTGAAAAGTTCTGCCGAAGCTGAGTATAGGGCGTTGGCTGCCACTGCAAGTGAAATTACTTGGCTACAATATTTTCTTGATGCTTTCTGTTATCcagtaaattag